Sequence from the bacterium genome:
GCACCCAATGGGGGTTGCCGCGATAAATCTGCCACGGCAGCATGATGAACTCGCGCAGCCGGCGTGGACTGTCAACGGGAATAATCTCGATTTTGGACAATGGCCTCTCCCTCAGCGAAGATGGTCGAGAGTCTTGCGCTCTCGCCGCAGGGTTTCAGAGCCTGCAGGTGGATTGGGTGTGCGTCCTGGTGGTTGCAGTCCGGAAAAGAAAGAGTTCTGCCACGGGCAGGCCGTGGCAGAAAGAACGGTGGGCGGTCCGCCGGCGCAGGTTCAGGAAATCAACCCGAACTGACGTCCGACGCGCGCGCAGGTCGCGATGATATGATCGAGATGCTCATCGGTGTGCGTCGCCATGAAGCTGGTGCGGATCAAGCCCTGGCCCGCGGGCACGGCGGGAGAGATGACGGGGTTGGTGAAGATGCCGTTTTGGAAAAGCAACTGCCAGAAGTCGAAGGTCTTGCGATCTTCGCCGACGTGAATGGGAATGATCGGGGTTTGCGAGCGGCCGGTCTTGAATCCCAGCTCGTCAAAGGCGGCTTTCACCTTGCGGACGTTGCGCCACAGCCGCTCGATGCGCTCCGGCTCCTGTTCCAAAATCGTCAGGGAGGCGAGCACCGCGGCCGTGGCCGCCGGCGGCATACTGGCGGAGAAAATGAGCGAACGGGCGTGATGCTTGATGTAGTCGATCACATACGCATCACCGGCGACAAAGCCTCCGATCGAGGCGAACGACTTGCTGAAGGTGCCGAGCACGATGTCGATCTTGTGTTCCAGGCCGAAATGCTCGCCGGTGCCGCGGCCGTGCTTGCCCAGCACCCCGATCGAATGCGCATCATCCACCAAAATGCGGGCGTTGTGCTGCTCGGCCAGACGCACCAGGTTGGGGAGGTCGACGATGTCGCCCTCCATGCTGAACACGCCATCGACCACAATGAGCTTGCCGGGGGCGTTTTCATGCTTGCGCAACAGCCGCTCCAAGTCCTCCATGTCGTTGTGGCGATAACGGGTGACGTGCCCGAAGGACAAGCGGCAGCCGTCCACGATGCTGGCATGGTCGGCGCGATCGGCAAAGATCACATCGCCCTTGCCGACCACGGTGCTGATCACGCCCAGATTGGTTTGAAAACCGGTGGAAAAGCACAACGCCGCTTCCCGATTCATGAATTTCGCCAGACGGCGCTCGAGTTCCTCATGCAATTCCAGCGTGCCGTTGAGAAAGCGGGAACCGGTGCAGCCGGAGCCGAATTCTTCCACGGCTTTGAAGACGGCTTCTTTGACGCGGGGATCCTGGGTGAGCCCGAGGTAGTTGTTGGAGCCCGCCATGATCAAGCGGTGGCCCTTGATGGTGACTTCGATGTCGGCGCCCGAGGAAATGGCTTGAAAATAGGGGTACCAGCCCTCCGCAATCGCTTCTTGTGCCCGGGTGAACTTGCGACACTTCTCAAACAAATCCAATTTTTCTTCCTCCTCCCTTGAGATTTCACACGAATCTGCTCACGTAACTATCGACACGCGGGACTACTGTGCACTCTTGCTGCCATGGACGAGTCGTTCTTTGGCCGTGGCTATCAGGTGAATCTCGTGCAGCACCCGGCGCTGCGCCCGCCGGCTCACCGGATTCACCCAATCTCACTGTGTTGGGGGTCATGCGCTTCGAGGTTGCAGCGCACCACGCAATCGAATGGCCGAAAATATAACCAGGGAGTGTATCTAAAGCAAGCTTTAATCTGGCGTAACATTTGGCCTGGCCATGGCCGCACCCGCCATTTTCAAGCAGCAGGCGCGGTCGGAACTGCGTTTGGCATCAGCGCCACTCACCGCGCAACTCGTCGGTGATTTCAGAGTAGCCCTGGGTGACCTCCCATTTTGCAAAATCGAGCTC
This genomic interval carries:
- a CDS encoding aminotransferase class I/II-fold pyridoxal phosphate-dependent enzyme, with the translated sequence MDLFEKCRKFTRAQEAIAEGWYPYFQAISSGADIEVTIKGHRLIMAGSNNYLGLTQDPRVKEAVFKAVEEFGSGCTGSRFLNGTLELHEELERRLAKFMNREAALCFSTGFQTNLGVISTVVGKGDVIFADRADHASIVDGCRLSFGHVTRYRHNDMEDLERLLRKHENAPGKLIVVDGVFSMEGDIVDLPNLVRLAEQHNARILVDDAHSIGVLGKHGRGTGEHFGLEHKIDIVLGTFSKSFASIGGFVAGDAYVIDYIKHHARSLIFSASMPPAATAAVLASLTILEQEPERIERLWRNVRKVKAAFDELGFKTGRSQTPIIPIHVGEDRKTFDFWQLLFQNGIFTNPVISPAVPAGQGLIRTSFMATHTDEHLDHIIATCARVGRQFGLIS